Proteins from one Leptonema illini DSM 21528 genomic window:
- a CDS encoding IS256 family transposase, with protein sequence MKKNERAENSQTQSLAADEFRDYIRTSLDSRVREFALGYVGALILEEIETLCGKTGEHKRGRGFAHRGGSQRGSIVLDGERVAIQKPRARRNGKEVKLERYEILQDRSDLREHVERLMLAGISTRNYEKTLRKTEASLGLSRSAVSREFVKSSRESLNHLNSRRFPDQTFWCIVLDGIVFGGSVVIVALGVDTAGNKHFLGISEGSTENADSALSVLQSIESRDIRFTDRVLVVMDGSKALEKAAREFFGKKAEIQLCYLHKQRNVLAKLPRKYHAEFCKRYKQAFSANSYEDVASEMRSVLSWLESISYSASQSLQEGLEALLTLHRINMPPKLRTSFYTTNLIDSAFSNPRSQLNRVKRSRPQTDQVLRWVGSLLLSQEEQFRKVRSYTHIHEFLNSFLDKKIDERISA encoded by the coding sequence GTGAAGAAGAACGAACGGGCAGAAAACAGTCAAACACAAAGCCTGGCGGCCGATGAGTTTCGGGATTATATTCGAACCAGCCTCGATTCCCGTGTGCGCGAATTTGCACTCGGCTACGTAGGAGCTTTGATTCTCGAAGAAATCGAAACGTTATGCGGCAAGACAGGGGAGCATAAGAGAGGCCGTGGATTTGCTCATCGAGGCGGCAGCCAGCGAGGTTCCATTGTGCTCGATGGAGAAAGGGTGGCCATCCAGAAGCCCAGAGCTCGACGTAACGGCAAGGAGGTGAAGCTGGAGCGATATGAGATCCTTCAGGATCGCTCTGATCTTCGCGAGCATGTTGAGCGCCTGATGCTGGCGGGCATCAGCACCCGGAACTATGAAAAGACGCTGAGAAAGACAGAAGCCTCTCTCGGCCTTTCGCGGAGTGCGGTTTCGCGGGAGTTTGTGAAGTCCAGCCGTGAGTCGCTCAATCATTTGAATTCACGCAGGTTTCCTGATCAGACATTCTGGTGTATTGTTCTTGATGGCATCGTATTCGGCGGCTCTGTCGTAATCGTTGCTCTCGGGGTCGATACGGCCGGAAACAAGCATTTTCTGGGCATTTCTGAGGGGTCTACAGAGAATGCTGATAGCGCACTCAGTGTCCTTCAATCAATCGAGAGCCGTGATATCCGCTTCACAGATCGTGTGCTTGTCGTCATGGATGGATCAAAGGCTCTTGAAAAAGCGGCCAGAGAGTTCTTCGGAAAGAAGGCAGAGATCCAACTCTGCTACCTTCATAAACAGAGAAATGTTCTTGCCAAGCTCCCACGGAAGTATCATGCAGAATTCTGCAAGAGATACAAGCAGGCATTCAGCGCTAACAGTTACGAAGATGTCGCAAGCGAGATGCGGTCCGTTCTATCATGGCTCGAATCCATCAGCTACAGTGCCTCTCAGAGTCTTCAGGAGGGTTTAGAGGCACTGTTAACGCTGCATCGCATCAATATGCCGCCGAAATTGAGAACATCCTTTTACACAACCAATCTGATCGATTCGGCATTCTCGAATCCCAGATCTCAGCTTAACCGGGTTAAACGGTCAAGGCCTCAGACAGACCAGGTGCTCCGATGGGTCGGCAGTCTCCTGCTATCACAGGAGGAACAATTCCGTAAGGTGCGGTCATACACTCATATCCATGAGTTCTTAAACAGCTTCCTGGATAAAAAGATTGACGAGCGGATCTCGGCATAG